The following are encoded together in the Vibrio splendidus genome:
- a CDS encoding hotdog fold thioesterase, which produces MSSQSKPSQYKYQAQNKQQVKCNKIAIVGIANQYPEADTPKDFWQNLLNKKDSRTTLSAEKLGAKPENYQGVQGESDRFYCDKGGYIENFNFDSNGYRLTAESFNGVDQSFLWALDTSRKALVDAGINLNADVLERTGVIMGALSFPTTRSNDLFLPMYHSVVEKALKDKLANDQFSLLPTNETAQDLNPINGAAAHNASKLVADALGLGNVQLSLDAACASSVYSLKLACDYLNTGKADMMLAGAVSGADPFFINMGFSIFHAYPDHGVSVPFDSNSKGLFAGEGAGVLVLKRLADAERDGDNIYAVVSGIGLSNDGRGQFVLSPNSKGQVQAFERAYEASNLAPDSIEVIECHATGTPLGDKVELTSMERFFADKLNGSNPPLIGSAKSNLGHLLTAAGMPGIMKMIFAMKEGVLPPSINLDKPLSSPEGLFGPQTLPTQVQPWPSKAVNSERCAGVSVFGFGGCNAHLLLEAYSDTSQVNQTQESVSPSLQPSNLSITGLASHFGSLQSINALSTAIETNNDAFIALPKKRWKGLDQHPELLNQFGLHGIPNGAYIDQFDLDFLRFKVPPNEDDRLISQQLLLMKVADEAIKDAKLIAGQKVAVLVAMETELEMHQFRGRVNLHSQLADSFANMGIELTQDEYQALETIAMDSVMDAAKLNQYTSFIGNIMASRISSLWDFNGPAFTISAAEQSVARCIDVAQNLMSQESMDAVVIAAVDLSGSAEHVILKNSVSPVSLAPKFGQPQDGSWNVGEGAGAIVLVEESRVASNQDAAYGSINALAFGSSERNNAVIDELLTQVGMSSNDVSLLELNHAPESSSHQFSSLSLGNTKTTQASQRVGHCSAASGMASLLHGLLNLNLAPLNPNVSSKSAIVANISEGQCSQLLLSQSSVESQSLSVRLSNELASDAKRQLVKQVTLGGRDIYQHIAQTPVTNLATIQQKASGKQATRVASIPTTASIQAALVQKELEKKALAQNAVKPVIETPTSVSPTLAPTRHSQLTGNHSNMTHVLSAKNGVSNIDANTDAASQPSVTPYNQAFAQNQQAAQQVHKAFLHTRAQGMQMADALLKAQLNAVTSGLDSSSLENNAVIQQTIGQQSPAQPVQAQPAQVQSVPVNVLATPAPVKPIRKPCIWDYDDLVEYAEGDIANVFGPDYAIIDSYSRRVRLPTTDYLLVSRVTKLNATVNEYKPSTMTTEYDIPVDAPYLVDGQIPWAVAVESGQCDLMLISYLGIDFENKGERVYRLLDCTLTFLGDLPRGGDTLRYDISINNFARNGDTLLFFFSYECFVGDKMILKMDNGCAGFFTDEELADGKGVIHTEDEIKARKLATKQRFDPMLHCPKTQFNHQELRHLLTANIAECFGPTHQSNSHQPSLCFSSEKFMMIEKVSRVEPQGGTWGLGLIEGHKQLEPEHWYFPCHFKDDSVMAGSLMAEGCGQLLQFFMMHLGMHTLVQNGRFQPLENAPQQVRCRGQVLPQSAELTYRMEVTEIGLSPRPYAKANIDILLNGKVIVDFQNLGVMIKEDDECTRYLPSLETAVATPVIESLDHKSLGHTPAVNQQASANAPLMAQIEDLATAPNKGVVPLQHVEAPVTPDYPNRTPDTVPFTPYHMFEFATGDIEKCFGPDFSIYRGMIPPRTPCGDLQLTTRVVEIDGKRGDFKKPSSCIAEYEVPENAWYFDENSHQTLMPYSVLMEISLQPNGFISGYMGTTLGFPGEELFFRNLDGSGKMLRNVDLRGKTITNDSRLLSTVMMGTNIVQSFSFELSTDGVPFYQGTAVFGYFKGAALKDQLGLDNGKVTHPWHVDNNRTPDVNINLLDKTTRYFNAPVSATGEVQEHYQLAGGRLNFIDTVQITSDGGKDGLGYLYAERTIDPSDWFFQFHFHQDPVMPGSLGVEAIIELMQTYALNKDLGAGFSNPKFGQIQSEVKWKYRGQINPLNKQMSLDVHITAIKDEDGKRIIVGDANLSKDGLRIYEVKDIAICIEEA; this is translated from the coding sequence ATGAGTTCTCAATCGAAACCATCTCAATATAAATATCAGGCTCAGAATAAGCAGCAAGTGAAGTGCAATAAGATCGCGATTGTCGGTATTGCTAACCAATACCCAGAAGCGGATACGCCAAAAGATTTTTGGCAAAACTTGCTAAACAAAAAAGATTCTCGAACCACATTAAGCGCTGAAAAATTAGGTGCTAAACCTGAAAACTATCAGGGCGTGCAAGGCGAATCAGACCGCTTTTACTGTGATAAAGGCGGCTACATCGAAAACTTCAATTTCGATAGCAATGGCTACCGCTTAACAGCAGAATCATTTAACGGTGTTGACCAGAGTTTCCTTTGGGCGTTAGATACCAGTCGCAAAGCGTTAGTCGACGCAGGCATTAATTTAAATGCCGATGTTTTAGAGCGCACAGGCGTGATCATGGGTGCCCTTTCGTTCCCAACCACACGTTCAAACGACCTGTTTCTGCCGATGTATCACTCGGTGGTCGAGAAAGCACTCAAAGATAAATTGGCTAATGACCAGTTTTCACTGCTACCAACCAATGAAACCGCTCAAGACCTCAATCCGATCAATGGTGCAGCGGCACACAACGCCTCTAAGTTAGTGGCTGATGCGCTAGGTTTAGGCAACGTGCAACTTAGCCTAGATGCGGCATGTGCAAGCTCAGTGTATTCATTGAAGTTAGCGTGTGATTACTTGAACACGGGCAAGGCCGACATGATGTTGGCAGGCGCGGTATCAGGTGCTGACCCATTCTTTATCAACATGGGTTTTTCCATCTTCCACGCTTACCCTGACCACGGTGTTTCGGTTCCGTTTGATAGCAACAGTAAAGGTCTGTTTGCTGGCGAAGGTGCCGGTGTTTTAGTCCTAAAACGCTTAGCTGATGCAGAGCGTGATGGCGACAATATTTACGCAGTCGTCAGCGGTATTGGCTTGTCGAACGATGGCCGAGGCCAGTTTGTATTAAGCCCAAACAGCAAAGGACAAGTCCAAGCCTTTGAACGTGCTTACGAGGCTTCGAACTTAGCACCAGACAGCATCGAAGTGATTGAGTGTCACGCAACCGGTACACCATTAGGTGACAAGGTTGAGTTAACCTCAATGGAACGTTTCTTTGCTGACAAATTGAATGGTTCTAACCCGCCATTGATTGGCTCTGCGAAGTCAAACCTCGGTCACTTACTGACTGCGGCAGGTATGCCAGGGATCATGAAGATGATCTTTGCTATGAAAGAAGGCGTGCTTCCTCCAAGTATTAACTTAGACAAGCCACTATCGTCGCCTGAAGGTTTATTTGGCCCACAGACTCTGCCAACGCAGGTTCAACCTTGGCCAAGTAAAGCGGTTAACTCAGAGCGCTGCGCGGGTGTTTCTGTATTTGGTTTCGGTGGTTGTAACGCTCACTTACTGCTTGAAGCGTATTCAGACACGAGTCAAGTAAACCAGACTCAAGAATCGGTTTCTCCAAGCCTACAACCGTCTAATTTAAGCATTACAGGCCTAGCGTCTCACTTCGGTTCTCTGCAAAGCATCAATGCGCTAAGCACTGCGATTGAGACCAACAACGATGCTTTCATTGCTTTGCCTAAAAAGCGTTGGAAAGGCTTAGACCAACATCCAGAACTACTGAATCAGTTTGGTTTACACGGCATTCCAAACGGAGCCTATATCGATCAATTCGATCTCGACTTCCTACGCTTTAAAGTACCGCCTAATGAAGATGACCGTTTAATCTCTCAGCAATTGCTACTGATGAAAGTGGCAGACGAAGCGATCAAAGATGCCAAGCTTATTGCAGGCCAAAAGGTTGCGGTTTTAGTTGCGATGGAAACAGAGCTTGAGATGCACCAATTCCGTGGACGCGTAAACCTGCATAGCCAATTGGCTGACAGCTTTGCCAACATGGGTATCGAACTAACTCAAGACGAATACCAAGCGCTAGAAACCATCGCGATGGACAGTGTGATGGACGCAGCCAAGCTAAACCAATACACCAGTTTCATCGGCAACATCATGGCTTCGCGTATCTCTTCATTGTGGGACTTTAACGGCCCTGCCTTTACGATTTCAGCCGCTGAACAATCAGTTGCACGTTGTATCGATGTCGCGCAAAACCTGATGTCGCAAGAATCGATGGATGCCGTCGTGATTGCAGCCGTCGACCTAAGCGGCAGTGCGGAACATGTGATTCTCAAGAACAGCGTGAGCCCAGTGTCACTTGCTCCAAAATTCGGCCAACCGCAAGACGGCAGTTGGAATGTGGGCGAAGGCGCAGGTGCGATTGTTCTTGTTGAAGAGAGTCGAGTAGCGAGCAACCAAGATGCGGCTTACGGCAGCATCAACGCATTAGCGTTTGGTTCAAGCGAGCGTAACAACGCCGTTATTGATGAGTTACTGACTCAAGTCGGTATGAGCTCGAACGATGTTTCTCTGCTTGAGCTTAACCATGCACCAGAATCTTCGTCTCATCAGTTTTCGTCTCTAAGTTTAGGGAACACAAAGACTACTCAAGCAAGTCAACGTGTGGGTCATTGCTCTGCTGCTTCTGGTATGGCAAGCCTGCTACACGGTCTGCTCAACCTGAACCTTGCACCTCTGAATCCGAATGTCAGTTCTAAGAGCGCGATTGTTGCCAACATCAGCGAAGGACAATGTTCACAGCTGCTACTAAGCCAATCGAGTGTTGAATCTCAATCACTTTCCGTTCGTTTAAGCAATGAACTGGCGAGCGATGCTAAACGTCAATTAGTTAAGCAAGTGACTCTTGGTGGTCGTGATATCTATCAACATATTGCCCAAACCCCAGTGACCAACTTGGCAACGATTCAACAGAAAGCTTCTGGTAAACAAGCAACAAGAGTGGCGTCGATTCCAACGACAGCAAGCATTCAAGCAGCTCTTGTGCAAAAAGAGTTAGAGAAGAAAGCATTAGCGCAGAACGCGGTAAAGCCAGTAATCGAAACTCCTACATCAGTATCCCCTACTCTGGCGCCAACTCGCCACAGTCAGCTAACAGGTAACCACAGCAATATGACTCATGTCCTATCCGCTAAAAATGGCGTATCGAATATCGACGCTAATACGGATGCAGCATCACAGCCGTCTGTAACACCATACAACCAAGCTTTTGCTCAAAATCAGCAAGCAGCTCAGCAAGTACACAAAGCATTCCTGCACACACGTGCCCAAGGCATGCAGATGGCAGATGCTCTATTAAAAGCACAGCTAAACGCAGTTACGTCTGGTTTAGATAGCTCAAGTTTAGAGAACAATGCCGTTATTCAACAAACGATTGGTCAACAATCACCAGCTCAGCCTGTTCAAGCTCAACCAGCTCAGGTTCAGTCAGTGCCAGTCAACGTACTTGCGACACCAGCACCAGTGAAACCGATCCGTAAACCATGTATCTGGGATTACGATGATCTGGTTGAATACGCTGAAGGTGATATTGCAAACGTATTTGGCCCTGATTACGCGATCATCGATAGCTACTCGCGCCGCGTTCGCCTACCAACCACTGACTACCTATTGGTATCTCGTGTAACCAAGCTCAACGCGACAGTCAACGAGTACAAGCCAAGCACCATGACTACAGAATACGACATCCCAGTTGATGCACCGTATCTTGTTGATGGTCAGATCCCTTGGGCTGTTGCAGTTGAATCTGGTCAGTGTGACCTAATGCTGATCAGCTACTTAGGCATTGATTTTGAAAACAAAGGCGAGCGTGTTTATCGCCTGCTTGATTGTACGCTGACCTTCCTTGGCGACTTGCCTCGTGGTGGCGATACACTGCGTTACGATATCTCAATCAACAACTTTGCTCGCAATGGCGACACATTACTGTTCTTCTTCTCGTACGAGTGTTTCGTTGGCGACAAGATGATCCTGAAAATGGATAACGGTTGTGCGGGCTTCTTCACTGATGAAGAGCTAGCAGACGGCAAGGGTGTGATTCACACTGAAGACGAAATCAAGGCTCGTAAACTTGCAACTAAGCAACGCTTCGACCCTATGCTGCACTGCCCTAAAACGCAGTTTAACCACCAAGAATTACGTCATCTACTGACTGCTAACATTGCAGAGTGTTTTGGTCCAACTCACCAATCCAATAGCCACCAGCCTTCTTTGTGCTTCAGCTCAGAGAAGTTCATGATGATCGAAAAGGTTAGCCGTGTTGAACCGCAAGGCGGCACATGGGGACTTGGTCTGATTGAAGGTCATAAGCAGCTAGAGCCTGAGCACTGGTACTTCCCTTGTCACTTCAAAGATGACTCGGTAATGGCTGGTTCTTTGATGGCAGAAGGTTGTGGTCAACTGCTTCAATTCTTCATGATGCACCTTGGCATGCATACGCTTGTTCAAAATGGTCGTTTCCAACCGCTTGAGAATGCGCCTCAACAAGTACGCTGTCGTGGTCAAGTTCTACCACAATCGGCAGAACTGACTTACCGCATGGAAGTGACCGAGATTGGTCTAAGCCCTCGTCCATACGCGAAAGCCAACATCGATATTTTGCTGAATGGCAAAGTGATTGTTGATTTCCAAAACTTGGGTGTGATGATCAAAGAAGACGACGAATGTACTCGTTACCTACCTTCTCTAGAAACAGCTGTCGCAACCCCTGTTATCGAAAGCTTGGACCATAAAAGCTTGGGCCATACACCAGCAGTGAACCAACAAGCTTCAGCAAATGCGCCACTGATGGCGCAAATTGAAGACCTAGCAACTGCGCCAAATAAAGGTGTGGTTCCTCTTCAACACGTTGAAGCTCCGGTGACTCCTGATTACCCAAACCGCACACCAGATACGGTTCCGTTCACGCCATACCACATGTTCGAATTCGCGACTGGCGATATCGAGAAGTGTTTCGGTCCTGATTTCTCTATCTACCGTGGGATGATCCCACCACGTACTCCGTGTGGCGACCTACAGCTAACTACTCGCGTTGTTGAGATCGACGGTAAGCGTGGCGACTTCAAGAAGCCTTCATCGTGTATCGCAGAGTACGAAGTGCCAGAAAATGCATGGTACTTTGATGAAAACAGCCACCAGACCCTAATGCCTTACTCGGTATTGATGGAGATTTCACTGCAACCAAACGGCTTTATCTCTGGCTACATGGGCACAACACTGGGCTTCCCAGGTGAAGAACTGTTTTTCCGCAACCTAGATGGTAGCGGCAAAATGCTGCGTAACGTCGACTTGCGTGGCAAAACAATTACCAACGATTCTCGTCTGCTTTCAACAGTAATGATGGGCACCAACATCGTACAGAGCTTCAGCTTCGAACTGAGCACTGACGGCGTGCCTTTCTACCAAGGTACAGCGGTATTTGGTTACTTCAAGGGCGCTGCACTGAAAGATCAGCTTGGTTTGGACAATGGTAAAGTAACTCACCCTTGGCACGTTGATAACAACCGCACGCCGGATGTAAACATCAATCTGCTAGACAAAACGACGCGTTACTTCAATGCACCCGTTTCAGCTACTGGTGAAGTGCAAGAGCATTACCAACTGGCTGGCGGTCGCTTGAACTTTATCGATACTGTGCAGATCACCAGCGATGGTGGTAAAGACGGTCTGGGTTACCTATACGCTGAGCGTACAATTGACCCAAGCGATTGGTTCTTCCAGTTCCACTTCCATCAAGATCCGGTAATGCCAGGTTCTCTAGGTGTCGAAGCGATCATCGAACTGATGCAAACCTACGCTCTAAACAAAGATCTTGGTGCTGGCTTCAGCAATCCGAAGTTTGGTCAAATCCAATCTGAAGTGAAATGGAAATACCGTGGTCAGATTAACCCTCTGAACAAGCAGATGTCACTGGATGTACACATCACTGCAATCAAAGACGAAGACGGCAAACGCATCATCGTTGGCGACGCAAACCTGAGCAAAGATGGTCTGCGTATTTACGAAGTGAAAGACATCGCAATTTGTATCGAAGAAGCATAA
- a CDS encoding PfaB family protein encodes MTVPSNKAMPLRIALLAQPANAAELSADLFPSFPDMITVVVDGNFNQALSRAIETVNQGTAVKLCLDSHSPSLLMLSALNAAQNKIHPHANLAGFVEALDLDNGDSVQLALDMSRRPASDLSHQQQYSTLSASQQFNELLNMIEAISSRSLPSHYWFTEPNKARVAALTFSEENQKSTSLILTQATGLHEPKPLLSSERLMFVVSGCEQTELVSQLTSLREELKCVSDSTDSELAIATLMHSNLSHFQSVQHNVDLGANIVIQAASIEAALQEITAIENALPKVMGDNSQYKTPAGSCFSPMPQSKGGVAFVYPGVGTVYPGMLREYHHHFPQLFARLEREGNLKEMLQADKTYAENSQEMSLSELAIAGVGSSYLLTQLLCDEFKVQPDFALGYSKGEASMWASLNVWKNPHALIEMTQTSPIFTTAISGELTAVRQDWQLNGDESIQWNSFVVRSDAQAIEALLPEFPRAYLAIIQGDTCVLAGCESTCRALLKKLGKRGIAANRVTAMHTTPALSQHSQVREFYTQPLFDELPKHIRFISAAGLPTGAPIDIDSDSIALSIADTFCSTLDFTALIQSARQQGARLFVEVGADRQTSTLIDKINRSDDVADQYCTIASNAKGGDDVVTLIKCIGQLITHQIPLSVEPLIEGLEQQITTKQLSGVSQGSAVNHQGELV; translated from the coding sequence TGTTTGGATTCTCACTCACCATCATTGTTGATGTTAAGTGCGCTGAATGCTGCTCAGAATAAGATTCACCCACACGCGAATTTGGCGGGCTTTGTTGAAGCTCTCGATCTAGATAATGGAGATAGCGTTCAGCTTGCTCTGGATATGTCACGCCGCCCCGCTTCAGATTTAAGCCATCAACAACAATACTCAACCCTATCTGCTTCGCAGCAGTTTAATGAGTTGTTGAATATGATTGAGGCAATATCGAGCCGTTCATTACCGAGCCATTACTGGTTCACTGAGCCGAACAAAGCACGTGTTGCTGCGTTAACCTTCAGCGAAGAAAACCAGAAATCCACCAGCCTGATATTGACTCAAGCGACCGGTTTGCACGAACCAAAACCCTTGCTATCCAGCGAACGTTTGATGTTTGTGGTTTCTGGCTGCGAGCAAACTGAATTGGTTTCTCAGCTAACCTCGTTAAGAGAAGAGCTAAAATGCGTTAGTGATTCAACGGACAGCGAACTTGCTATCGCCACCTTGATGCATTCAAACCTAAGCCACTTTCAAAGCGTTCAACACAATGTTGACCTTGGCGCGAACATCGTGATTCAAGCCGCTTCAATTGAGGCTGCACTACAAGAGATCACCGCGATAGAAAATGCGTTGCCAAAAGTAATGGGTGACAATAGCCAATACAAAACTCCAGCGGGCAGTTGTTTCTCACCAATGCCTCAAAGCAAAGGTGGCGTTGCATTTGTTTACCCTGGTGTTGGCACGGTTTATCCCGGTATGTTGCGCGAGTATCACCACCATTTCCCACAGTTATTTGCTCGCTTAGAACGCGAAGGTAACTTGAAAGAGATGCTGCAGGCTGACAAAACCTACGCAGAAAACTCGCAAGAAATGTCGCTCAGTGAATTGGCAATTGCAGGTGTCGGCAGTAGTTATTTACTAACGCAGCTCTTGTGTGATGAATTCAAAGTGCAGCCAGATTTCGCTTTGGGTTACTCCAAGGGTGAAGCCTCCATGTGGGCCAGCTTAAATGTTTGGAAAAATCCGCATGCGCTGATTGAGATGACTCAAACCAGTCCTATCTTCACCACGGCTATTTCTGGCGAACTCACCGCAGTACGTCAAGATTGGCAGCTGAACGGCGACGAAAGCATCCAATGGAATAGCTTTGTGGTTCGAAGTGATGCACAAGCGATTGAGGCTCTGTTACCAGAATTCCCACGCGCTTATCTCGCTATCATCCAAGGTGATACTTGCGTGCTAGCAGGTTGTGAAAGCACATGTCGTGCACTACTCAAGAAACTGGGTAAACGTGGTATTGCCGCTAACCGTGTTACTGCGATGCACACCACACCAGCGCTGAGTCAGCATAGCCAAGTGCGTGAGTTTTACACGCAACCACTGTTCGACGAATTGCCAAAGCATATCCGCTTTATCAGCGCAGCAGGTCTACCGACTGGCGCACCAATCGATATCGACAGCGACAGCATCGCCCTTTCGATTGCCGACACTTTCTGTTCAACGTTAGATTTCACCGCGTTGATCCAGAGTGCGCGTCAACAAGGTGCGCGTCTGTTTGTCGAAGTAGGTGCCGATCGTCAAACCAGCACATTGATCGACAAGATCAATCGTAGCGACGACGTAGCCGACCAGTACTGCACAATCGCTTCCAATGCCAAAGGCGGTGACGATGTTGTCACGCTCATCAAGTGCATTGGTCAGCTCATTACTCATCAAATTCCATTGTCTGTCGAGCCACTTATTGAAGGCCTAGAACAACAGATCACCACGAAGCAATTAAGTGGTGTGTCTCAAGGCAGCGCAGTGAATCATCAAGGAGAGCTAGTATGA